From a single Podarcis raffonei isolate rPodRaf1 chromosome 10, rPodRaf1.pri, whole genome shotgun sequence genomic region:
- the LOC128422908 gene encoding zinc finger protein 79-like, with product MESGKSSTDSGKLREHQRTHMGKKQFQYRECGTHTGEKPFKCLECGKSFSENATLTRHQQTHTGEKPFKCMECGKSFSQNSNLKLHQRIHTGEKPYKCMECGKSFSQSGHLNIHQQTHMGEKPFKCLECGKSFSDKGTLRRHQQIHTGEKPYKCMDCGKSFKQSGHLRKHQQTHSGETI from the coding sequence atggagagtGGAAAAAGTTCCACTGATAGTGGAAAACTTAGagaacatcaacgaactcacatggGCAAAAAACAATTTCAATACAGGGAGTgtgggactcacacaggggagaaaccatttaaatgcctggagtgcggaaagagctttagtgagaaTGCAACACTTAcaagacatcaacaaactcacactggggagaaaccatttaaatgtatggagtgcggaaagagcttcagtcagaatagtAATCTTAAATTGCACCagaggattcacacaggggagaaaccatataaatgtatggagtgtggaaagagcttcagtcagagtggacacctcaatatacatcaacagactcacatgggggagaaaccatttaaatgcctggagtgcggaaagagctttagtgataaaggaacacttagaagacatcaacagattcacacaggggagaaaccatataaatgcatggactgcggaaagagcttcaagcAGAGTGggcaccttagaaaacatcagcagacacacagcggagaaaccatttaa
- the LOC128421770 gene encoding zinc finger protein 658B-like — protein MSTHSSHQRPPTGEKPFKGMECGKRFTDSGNLRTHQGTHMGKKGFHCRECGKNFHQCGHLSLHQHIHTGGKHFKCLECGKSFSRSGKLNIHQWTHTGEKPYKCLECRKSFSQNGDLKLHQRIHTGEKPYKCIECGMSFSHNGNLRRHQRTHTGEKPFKCIECGKSFSDNGSLRRHQRTHTGEKPYKCIECGKSFSDNGSLRTHQRTHTGEKPYKCLECGMCFSKNGDLKLHQRIHTGEKPYKCIECGKCFSHNGYLKLHQRIHTGEKTYKCIECGKCFSRNGSLRTHQRTHTGEKPYKCMECGMSFSHNGSFRKHQRTHTGKKPFKCIECGMCFSENGDLKLHQRIHTGEKPYKCIECGMSFSHNGNLRRHQRTHTGEKPFKCIECGKSFSDDGNLRRHQRTHTGEKPYKCIECGKSFSYSGNLREHQRTHTGEKPYKCIECGKSFSDYGSLRTHQRTHTGEKPYKCIECGMSFNCIGHLRQHQRSHTGEKPFKCMECGKSFSYSGSLTTHQRIHTGEKLYKCIECGKSFSDSGSLRNHQRTHTGEKPFQCIECGKSFSFSGSLRTHQRTHTGEKPYECMECGKSFSQSGDLRNHQRTHRGETV, from the exons atgagcacacatagttcacatcaacgacctccaacaggggagaaaccatttaaaggtatggagtgtgggaaacgtttcactgatagtggaaaccttagaacacatcaggggactcacatgggcaagaaaggattccactgcagggagtgtgggaagaattTCCATCAATGTGGCCACTTAAGTTTACATCAACATATTCACACAgggggaaaacattttaaatgcctggagtgcggaaagagcttcagtcggagtggaaagctcaatatacatcaatggactcacacaggggagaaaccatataaatgcctggagtgcagaaagagcttcagtcagaatggagaccttaaattacaccagcggattcacacaggggagaaaccatataaatgtatagagtgcggaatgagctttagtcataatggaaaccttagaagacatcaacggactcacacaggggagaaaccatttaaatgtatagagtgcggaaagagctttagtgataatggaagccttagaagacatcaacggactcacacaggggagaaaccatataaatgtatagagtgtggaaagagctttagtgataatggaagccttagaacacatcaacggactcacacaggggagaaaccatataaatgcctgGAATGCGGAATGTGCTTCAGtaagaatggagaccttaaattacaccagcggattcacacaggggagaaaccatataaatgtatagagtgcggaaagtgcttcagtcataATGGataccttaaattacaccagcggattcacacaggggagaaaacatataaatgtatagagtgcggaaagtgcttcagtcgtaatggaagccttagaacacatcaacggactcacacaggggagaaaccatataaatgcatggagtgcggaatgagctttagtcaTAATGGAAgctttagaaaacatcaacggactcacacagggaagaaaccatttaaatgtatagagtgcggaatgtgCTTCAGtgagaatggagaccttaaattacaccagcggattcacacaggggagaaaccatataaatgcatagagtgcggaatgagctttagtcataatggaaaccttagaagacatcaacggactcacacaggggagaaaccatttaaatgtatagagtgcggaaagagcttcagtgatgatggaaaccttagaagacatcaacggactcacacaggggagaaaccatataaatgtatagagtgtggaaagagctttagttatagtggaaaccttagggaacatcaacggactcacacaggggagaaaccatataaatgtatagagtgtggaaagagctttagtgattatggaagccttagaacacatcaacggactcacacaggggaaaaaccatataaatgtatagagtgcggaatgagcttta actgtat tggacaccttagacaacatcaacggagtcatacaggggagaaaccatttaaatgtatggaatgtggaaagagcttcagttatagtggaagccttacaacacatcaacggattcacacaggggagaaactatataaatgtattgagtgtggaaagagctttagtgatagtggaagccttagaaatcatcaacggactcacacaggggagaaaccatttcaatgtattgagtgtggaaagagctttagttttagtggaagccttagaacacatcaacggactcacacaggggagaaaccctatgaatgtatggagtgtggaaagagcttcagtcagagtggagaccttaggaaccatcaacggacacacaggggagaaactgtttaa